The Salvelinus alpinus chromosome 3, SLU_Salpinus.1, whole genome shotgun sequence genome segment CAGCTTCACAGAGTTCCTGACCAGACGGATGAGCTGCTCagtggggagagaagggagggcgGGCGGCATCACTGGGACAAAGTTTGGCTCGAAGGACACAGTTAGTCGAGGGTCATTGAGTGCACCCTGCACGCCAACTGTCAGCACAGATGCCAAGGTCTTGCGGTCAGATATTTTGAGGATTTCTCCACTGTTGATGGCTTGCTGAATGGCCTCCTGCATGCCGACCAGATTCTCAGGGAAGCAGTAGTTGTCGAGGAGGATTTTTGCCATGTCCAGCACCAGAGCCGGCTGGAAGGAAGAGCTGCCAAAGAGAACATGGCAAAGAAGCACCAGCAGTGCTGGTGAGAACCGACCTCCTGCCATTACTGCGGAGAATGTTATATTTTATCTGTGTTATCCTGCTTTTTTGTCCATTCATTCAGAGGGGCAGTCCTTTGTTAAGAGAGAATGTTTCAACCGCCAGGTTTCGGACAGAAACAATGACGTAAGAGGCTTTTGTTCCCAATAAACCTTTAATCGTATTATCTGCGGTGCATCCGTCAGACAGTAACAGATAAAAATGTTGAATTGGAGATTTTACATCAAAGGTATTATAATGTACATATTTGCGGATGCCACAGGATTATTGGAGTTTCCCTTTTTTCTGCTTGCTTTATTTCATTTGTTTTATTACTGTGAATGCTTCTGTGTGGATGTACAGTATTTCATTTTAGGCATCAAATACAAAACCTTTGCATTCCATATTCTTTTTTGGAATTTCTATGATATGCACTACTACCATGTCATACTCATTTTCTTGAGAAAAGGGATGAGATATGACAAGAGATTAGGTCAGATTAAAGAAGTGAAAGACTACCAGATTAGTATGAAAGCCCCATGTGAAAGTCACAATCACTTATGAAAGCATTGTGGTTTGGCCAGGTGGAGAATAGGGCCATGCTTTGTGAGGTCATGTCTGGGGCGCGGAGTGGATGACATGATTACACAGTTTGTGTTCACGTGTGTATTCCTGATACGCTGCCTTAAACACAGAATGCAGGATGGAAACTGAAGATTCAACAGCAATGATTATAAAAATGAACATGAATTATCATTTGTTTGAAAATACTTATATATTCACTATTTACATTGCATGTTTGCATCCAGATTTTCACTCACTGATTTGAATGGCATTTCCCCTGTGTTAATTTATCAACGGTGAATAGCATTTAGGGTTGAGTGAGTTCAAAACTGAAATTTATCACTGGGAATTTTTACAACACAGAATTACGCAACTACATATCGTCTAATGCTGCAGCACGGTGTGTACCGTTAATCTTGCCTTAACTTCTAATACCCATTCTTACATAAGCCCGTCTGGCGATTCCTcatgaccaatcaggacctggaatCTCATTTTAAGACTCTGGTACATTGTTCACTGTGTCATTTGGGAGGGTTAGCGTTATCCgtgatccttgggacgtccctatcctaaaccctaaccttaatccctaccctaaccctaaccttacccatAACCATTAcctaagcctaaccttaaccctaaccattttaatggggtagggacgtcccaaggatccagAAAGCAAGGACCCTTTTAGGATCTGATTGGTGGAGGTTGATGGCGAGGTCGCCCTATTATCCAGCAGGGTGAATAGCCTGAGTTCCGCCATGGTGACCTCTTCGTGATTTGGGACAGTTACATTGAACAGCAGTCTGTGTTTTGACTTTGTTCCATTTTTTGCAGAGTGACTAACATCTGCGAAAGTAGGCAACAGGCATACGCAGTTTCATATTTGATGACACTTATTTGAATCAAGTGAGGAAGTCATCAGGGGAAGGAACTAATTTAGGCAATTGTGGACTCTGTTAACTAGGCTAAAATCAGATGTCACATCGTTTTTGAATGGAAAGGTGACCTCaaccccaaaggtgttcgatggggttgaggtcagggctctgtgcaggccagtcaaactgttgccacaaagttggaagcacagaattgtctagaatgtcattgtattctgtagcgttaagatttccctacactggaactaaggggcctatcccgaaccatgaaaaacagccccatccgccaaaaccagattcgtccatcggactgccagatggtgaagcgtgatttatcatTCCATAgaaggcgtttccactgctccagagtccaatggcggcgatctttacaccactccagccaatgcttggcattgtgcatggtgaccttgcgtgcggctgctcggccatggaaacacatttcatgaagctcccgacgaacagttcttatgctgacgctgcttccagagacagtttggaactcggtagtgactgttgcaaccgaggacagatgatttatacacgctacacacttcagcactcagcagtcccgttctgtgagcttgtgtggcctaccacctcgcggctgagccgttgttgctcctagatgtttcgaCTTCACTATAACAGCAGGGcagaccagggcagctctagcagggcagaaattgacTAACCgatttgttggaaaggttgcatcctatgacggtgtcacgttgaaagtgactgagctcttcagtaaggccattctactgccaatgtttgtctatggagattgcatggctgtgtgctcgattttatacacctgtcagcaacaggtgtggctgaaatagccgaatccactaatttgacagggtttccacatacttttgtatatatagtgtatattaagACTGGGCTATATTTGTTTTTACTGTGAAGCGGTGATGTAAGTGTCTACATCTAGGCTTCCTCATCCCCTGACAAACATTTGCTTCATTGGGACGGGAACCATCACCTCTGATTAGAATACATTGATGTGTATTGACTATTGTGCATTGACTAATGTTCACAACTGAAGTATGTCGGGATCAACATGTACTTAATATTTAGATATGTGTGCAATATTTTAGTTGAATAATTACAAAAACAGTCAAAAGAAAATGTAAGGAATGAATGAAAGAGTAAGATATATACACAAAAATAGTTTATTGTCCACCATTAGAGGGCGCTCTTTACACATTATTCAAAGAAGAAATTCATCCCCAAAAGTTGAACTTTAGAAATTCAAAATGAATATTAATTTATACAGTAGAAGATATTTAGCGGAGAAATACACTGTTATGCTATAGAGCAGTTTCTGCCTCTAATATGAAACTAATGAGAACACTACATGTTTAATTCAAATTAATAATTTAGAAGTCATAAtcatcatttttatttaacctttatttaactaggcaagtcagttaagaacaaattcttatttacaatgacggcctatcccggcaaaacccggacgatgctgggacaattgtgcgcgccctgtgggactcccaatcacggccggatgtgatacagcctggattcgaaccaggtactgtagtgacgcctcttgcgtACACTACAGAAATGCCCTCTTATAAAAAATACTTTCAAAATCTAATCTTTTCGATTATGATCATTTTGTTATAGATATCAAACAATTGATGAACACTGACTTCATAATAGATCCAATttatcatctcttttgttttctaAAACCATTACAATAATGATAAATAGTTCATAAATACTGAATTGCaggttttatttatatattttctgAGCGTATACTAAATAAAATAACTCAAAAGCATCTTACAACAGGAATGTACAGATTTACAGTAAAGGGTAAAGGGAACCACCATGGATGTTACCTCTTACTACCTACATCCACACTCTGCCACCTTCATCTCCTCATACATCTGTCGCAAGGTGATGACACCATTCTCCTGGTACATGACCGTGATTGGGGCCAGTTTTGTGGGAACGCAACACGCCATGTTGGCTTTTTTGGGGTTCTTGAGATTGACCAGGGTTTGGATGAGGGCGTGTTTGGAAGGGGTCATGTCCTCAGTCAGGGGGTAGTAACACACCCCTCTACACTCAAAGGCGTCATACTCAGGGGGCGCTACGATCCACTGGTCCCAGCCGATATCTTTGAATTTGACGCGCATGGAGGTCCGTCGGCAGTAACTGGTGTCCCCCTGCCTCTTCCGCCTGGGGTGTAGGTCCACGGGGATCTCATTGAAGTCGGGCCCTTGCCAGTCGCTCCCTGAGAAGACCGTCTCTTCCTCATGGACTATCTCCTCCCTCAGCTCCTTCTTGgcctctctcttcctgctccccagGTCATCAGAGAAGACAATCAAAGCAGCTGACTGGTTATCCCCCGCACCCACGCTCACGTCAAAACCTCCGCCTTTGAAAGGCCCACAGTCCCACCTGTCGACCACCACCTCAAATGCACTGGCCCCACGGCCTGATTTGACCCAACTCTGGATGGCGGTGGTCACATCGAAAGCTTCCCAAGAGTGATGGGCCCCAACGACGTCTTTCCCATTCACAAAGTGGGCTGTGACATTGTTTCCTTTATACTCCACTTCATAGACCTTTATGGAACCCCCGATCTGATTGGTGGAGGTTGATGGCGAGGTCGCCCTATTATCCAGCAGGGTGAATAGCCTGAGTTCCGCCATGGTGACCTCTTCGTGATTTGGGACAGTTACATTGAACAGCAGTCTGTGTTTTGACTTTGTTCCATTTTTTGCAGAGTGACTAACATCTGCGAAAGTAGGCAACAGGCATACGCAGTTTCATATTTGATGACACTTATTTGGATCAATAGCCTTAGAGGCACACAGGGTTGCTTAATAGGTTAATAAGCATACAGTACTAACATAATGCCTtcagaagtattcacacctcttgactttttccacattttgttgtgttacagcctgacttGTGTATTGTTTAAATTGAGATGTTATGTCACTGATCtatacacaatagcccataatgtcaaagtggatttttgTTTGtagaaaaaaaagttttttttaagccgaaatgtcttcagtcaataagcaTTCAACCCCTTCGTTATGGCAAGCCTTTGTTATGgtagtcactacaaatatacaagCATCCATCCTaattcagttgccagagaggaaggaaactgctcagggctTTCAACATGAGCCAATGATGATTTTAGaagagttacagagtttaatggttgtgatactGTATGacataactgaggatggatcaaaaacattgtagttactccacaatactaatctaaatgagtgaaaagaaggaagcctgtacagaacaaaatattacaaaacatgcatcctgtttgcaacaaggcatgtaagtaatactgtaaaaaatgtggcagagaaataaatgttttgtcctgaatacaaagtgttatgtttaggaCATATCCAACACAacgcattactgagtaccactcttcatattttcaagcatggtggtggctgcatcatgttatgggtatgcttgtcatcggcaaggactaggggagtttttggggataaaaagatacggaatacagctaagcacaggcaaagccctagaggaaaacctggttcaatcttctttccaacagacaccgGGAAACAAATgtatctttcagcaggacaataacctaaaacacaagcccAAATCTactctggagttgcttaccaagacgacatagAATTTTCCTGAGGggcttagttacagttttgacttaaatcagcttgaaaatctatggcaagacttgaaaatggctttctgacaatgatcaacaaccaacttgacagagattgaagaatttaaaaaagaataatgggcaaatactgtacaatccaggtgtgcaaagctcttagagacttactcaaaaagactcactgctgtaatcgctgccaaaggtgtttctaacatgtattgtctcaggggggtgaatacttacctaatcaagatatattagtgttttagtTTTCCTAAATatttgttagaatttttcttccacgttaacattacagagtattttgtgtagatcgttgaccaaaaattacaattaaatccattttaatcccactttgtaacacaacaaattgtccaaaaagtcaaggggtgtgaatatttcgggaatactttctgaagccaatGTATGTATGCAAATGTTGTGATAACTGATAAAAAACTCTGTGACATAAGTCTTGCCCCCAATATTCCTGTTTGACTTGTCTATGTACATACCTTGAACGGTGAAGCTGCGAATGACATCAGAACGAGGCATAGCGGACTTGTCGGACGCATACTTGTTGTACAGTTCAATCATGAACGGCGGTGGGTATATCTTGCTGTGCTCTTGTGGGACATCTGATAAGTTGAGTTTTCTCAGAAACCCTTCCTTCATGTTTCCCAGAAAGCTCTGTAACCTGGAGTCCATTTCCTCCTTTTCAACCAGGTCCTGCTTGGAAGTCTCAGTGAAGCCCTCAGGATCTTCACTTTGGAGGACATCGTTCAGTGACTTGCATCTACAGGACCCCGTGGACACCAGCAAACTCAGATACATCTGGAAGAAGAAACGCCTTGAGCATTGCATCTTCAGAGCAAATCCTTCCCAATCAACACACTTTACCTTCCCAGttcccactatgtatttaacatGGACTTTGGGTGACAATCTGTGGAAATTGAGCTTCTTCTATGCTAGAGCTGGGGTCCGCTCCCATGTTCTAGAGTAAACAGTAGCCTCGTTTCAACCAAAATAGTATCTCGACCATTGATACTGTATCTTCATTTGGGCCTTGTTATCATTAGGGCGCTTGCCGTTAATGAATATTCTGTAAACATTTGACAGACACACTGCGATAATGAGAGAGGCGCTGGAAATTGCGAGACTACCGACAAACACTTTGCTAAATTCTTCCCACTTGCTTCCCACTAACGGGTCATAGTTTGAGGCCGACGGAAATCACCATAAGTTAGGAGAGGCAGAAAAATACATAGTGAGAACTTTCCCATATTGATACAGGACATGTTTTCTTCAGAGTCTTTCAGATACACAAGCAATAAAGATGTCGAACTAACACATTTGCTTAGAAATGTTAGTTACAGGTTAAATTGGCAGCACTCAATATTCCAAGGGGAATTATTTGTGTAGAACACCTTCTTCATCACCAGTAAACACCGTGGCTAGGATCCAGTGACATCCGATGCCAATGTGTCTGAGTACATTGGCCTGAGTCCTGGCACTTTCCAAcagtgtgtttgtctctctcataCATTCAGGCAGACCCCCCTCTGTGGGATATCTTTATGAGTAAACGCCAGTTAAATATCCTCTGACATGCATTTTCCATAGAGAGGAATGCACCAGATAAACAAGTGATTTGGTGATTAAGGTACTTTCTTTATTTGAGTCTGAAATGAGTAACGCATTCCTATTTCCTAAACATTCCTGTAATTCTAATATTAGCTGCTTGACTAATACTGTAAATATGTAGGATGCTCTTTTTTTCCACTGATTgtttttttgaccaatcacatcagagtttttcacatcagatctttttcagtgctgatctgattggtcaaaataccaactagtgaaaaaaagatcagaattgggcagcctgtgtaaacgcagcctatgaGGACTCAGGACAAGGTCATCATAAAATTATTACAACACCATCCAATCTCCCAGGGTTCTCATTATACATGTACTGCATTTTATGGAGCAATCCGTTTATTTCCATTTAAGTTTTGAGTCAATCTAGGCCATATTTGGGCAATTAAAGCACACATGATCAAAACCTGACAAAGCCTAAACAAAGGATAAATGGACAATTCACAATGTTGGAATAGAAATTACATAGCACAATATTCTCAAGACTTTTGTGGTAGTTTGACGTTAATCAACTACAGTGTGATGCGGAAAATTTTGAATGTAATAACTTTGCACTAGTGGTCTATAGGTAACCAGACATTAAGCTCTCATGATCTTTCCGTCAATAACATCAAAACAATCAATATGAGGTCTACCTCTTCAAATGGCCATTTTTAAAAAACAATTTTCTATTTCAAAACAGCAGGTGGCAGGAATGTGCTGTCTATCTCCATTTTCTTCGCTGAATATGATGACAATGGATTCCTGATTCAAACTTATGCAAACATGACATTTTATCTTCCACAAAACATCACAGTATGTATACTGTCAGAAAACAACATGGAATTATTTATTGTAACAGTACATTCTCTCATGTATTAACCATTTATTTTGACAGATTAATTCAAACTGCACAACTAGTGAACACTACAGGCAAAACATAGTTTAAGATTCCAGCAATTATTTACAGAAATAAGTCTTATTTAGTTGTATTAGTTACATTATTATTTACAGAGGTTCAGCTTTTGAGTCTTGTACCGTATGAAGACATCATATCTAAAGCTCACCTGAGTCCAATAGTCTAAgtgcagcagtggaggctggtgggaggagctataggaggacgggctcattgcaATGGCTGAAACTGAGTAAATGCAACTGAGTCGTACatgttgtttccatgtgtttgatagcgTTCCATCGATTCCATTCAAGCCATTGCAAGGAGCCCGTCCTcctgtagctcctcccaccagcttccACTGAAGTCCAGTACATGGCAATAGGGTCCATCATTTGAGTTACTTTGGAATCCGTGTATACATCAGGAGCTCTGGATGGCTGAAGACTTGGAACTGACTGTGATACAGGCCCAAATTCAACTACAGTTGAGCTGCTGAATGACAAAGAAATGTCTGTGTGAATCACACTAATCTGatagtcagacacagcgttctcTGCATCTCGCCACCCGAAACCCTTATCTATAATCCAGATCTCCCTCCATGGTGGGTTTATCCATCGCAGCCTCATCCAAAGATGTCTGTCTTTTTTACTGTACTGACTGAATTTCTCTTCTGCTCCACTCTGTCTGATTCATTGTACTCTGGCTCATGCATTATGCATTGAGGCTCCTTCCGGGTGGTTCTACTGGCAGGCACAGGTCTCCACAGACATGTTGGGGTAAACCTTCAACACCATGTTCCGGCTGGGGTCCAGGAAGAGAACACTCAGAGAGCTCATCCTGTCCGGAACACAGCAGGGCTCCGGAATGCCGGGAACGATTCCCACCGCCCTCACAATGCTTTGGATGGTGGCGTGGTTCGAGGGCCGGGCAACCTGGGAGCCAGAGAGGGAAAGAAGCTGGAGTTAAGAGGGATTCTCTTTCACAAGGGagtatgatgatgacatcacGTTTGTCAggcatgtacactatatatacaaaatatgtaGACACTCCTTCAAATGAGTGTattggttatttcagccacaaccgttgctgataggtgtataaaatctagcacaccgccatgcaatctccatagacaaacattggcagtagaatggccttactgaagagctcagtgactttcaacgtagcactgtcatagcatgccacctttccaacaagtcagttcctcacatttctgccctgctagagctgccccggtcaactgtaagtgctgttattgtgaagtggaaacgtctaagagcagcaacagctcagccgcgaagtggtaggccacacaagctcacagaacgggaccgccgagtgctgaagcacgtaaataTCATCTgttctcagttgcaacactcactaccgagttccaaactgcctctggaagcaacgtcagcataagaactgttcgtcgggagcttcatgaaatgggtttccatggccgagcagccataaaaaagcctaagatcacaatgcagAATGCCAAGTGccagttggagtggtgtaaagctcgccgccattggactctggagcagtggaaacccgttctctggagtgatgaatcacgcttcaccatctggcagttggacggacgaatctgggtttggcggatgccaggagaacgctacttgccccaatgcatagtgccaactgtaaagtttggtggaggaggaataatggtctggggctgttttcatggttcaggctaggcccctgagttccagtgaagggaaatcttaacgctacggcatacaattacattctagacgattctgtgcttccaactttgtggcatagtttagggaaggcccttttctgtttcagcatgacaatgcccccgtgcacaaaccaaggtccatacagaaatggtttgtcgagatcggtgtggaagaagttgactggcctgcacagagccctgatctcaaccccattgaacatctttgggatgaattggaacgcagactgcgagccaggcttaatcgcccaacatccgtgcccgacctcactaacgctcttgtggctgaatggaagcaagtccctgcagcaatgttccaacatctagtggaaagcctttccagaagagtggaggctgttatagcaccaaaggggggaccaactccatattaatgcccatgattttggaatgagatgtttgatgagcaggtgtctacatacttttggtcatgtagtgtacttaaTCCAGCATGCCCTTCGTCATCTGATCAATTAAAGCAATTCCAAGTATCTTTTCAAGACAATGGAACattttatttactaaataaatactACATGACACACTGAAGTAAAACACTACGCTAACTTACCTTAGGAATAGGAAATCCGCAGGTGCCTGCACAGTAGTAGGCATCAAAGGCTTTCGGGGCTAGCACCCACTCGCTCCAGCCGATGTCGGCAAAGTCCACTCTCAGGTAACGTCGGGCGCAGACCCTGGGCTCACTCCACTGTCTCCTGCGAGCCTTCTTCATGGTCCTCTCATCAAAGCTCAGCACCTGGGGCTTATTCAACCCCTCACTGCTCTCCTGGCCATGCTTTTGCCCATATTTCACGGAGGGCTTGATCTTGGGAGCCAAATAAGTGCTCTCCCAGAGCTCATGGCTCTTCAGGGTGTTGAACTGGACCTCAGGCAGGTCATTGTCCAGTATTTGGTCCAGGGGGGATAATGCTTCTCTTTTCAGCCTAGACGCTGAAGGAGATTCGTTGGATGACCGGGTGGGCTCCTCGCCCGAAGGGAAAGGCCCGTACCTCTGCAGGGTCATGGCCACACTGTTGGGCTCAGATATGGCCATGTCGTTGGCATACGCCAGGACGTACGGTAGGATGGCTGGAGAAAGGCGCTCCTGGTTCTTCTGGGGCCTCATCCCGAAGTCAAACTCAGCGGTAATGAGGAAGACTCCCAGGATGCGGGCCTCTTTGACTACAGCGGAGACATCCCTTGTCTGCCAGGACCCTCTCCTGGGAGGGGGCAGTGTGACGTTGCCCAGCAGGGAGCCAAAGGCAGAGTTAGGGGACGTTCCTCGGAAGAGGAGCTGGGACGGGGGATGCCACTGGAGGCGACAGGAAGCGCTTCGGGAGCGCCGGCAGATCCAGGGTCGGTGGCGGGGACGCTGGTCCAGGAAGTGGAATGTGGCGGAGAGGATGTCCTCCGACTCCTGGATGGAGGACAGGTTGAAATGGAACCACACACTGTTCTTGGAGACTCCTGCAAAAAAAAGACGTGTGGTGACAGCATTTTCAATTGTAAACTTTATTTTTCAATGTAGCTTACTTTCAACAGTTTTTTTCTGCAAAGTATAATGTCATAAAAACAATGAATGATTAGCTGCGGGTGAAATAGCATCACATACAGCAGGTTATAGTGCATGCTACCACATGGCATGATAACGATCTGATTGCAATACACAACATTTggattacaataaacaatcatcTTAATTTCATCCCTTGACTCCCACTGCtgtttgaaagataaacattgcCCCTGAAAAGGTCTCAGACATGTGGAAATGCTTAGGAGCGCACGAGAAGAATTTTCCATGTGCCTCTAATGGCGTCATAATCGGCTTTGGTCTAATATGTCATGGATATTAACAGTAGCCTATACTCTCTGATCACATTGAGCTTGTATCAAGTAGTGACAGTGCATGGTGGTGCTTATATTAAACACATTCAGTAGCTAAACttgatttattatttattatttacgtTTGACTCTTGCAAAATGATATTTATGTCACTGTACTGTTCCAACTTATATTGGCTACTGTAACTGCTGCATCCTACCTACAGCAGCCCGCCACTTCATATTAGGTTATGTGATATTACAGTATCATGCAGTAACATATgcacatataataataataataatacattttatgtaGCAGACGGCTTtcgggacactcaaggacatcttACATTAAAAAGGCCTACATAAAATCTACTGCAGTACATAAGGCAGGAGAACACTCACCTGGAATAGCCTTAAAACTTCTAACGGTATTTTCGTCTCGATGGCGTTGTGGTTCCTTACTGTACTTTTCATAGACTTTAAACATATTGATGGAGACCATGTCCCGCCGTGCGCTTTCGCGCGAGGAGGTGCCATCGGTAGTTTCGTGGATATCGCTGTCCTGCTGCGTAATTTCGAATGGCTCCTCTGATAAAACTTCCCCCATACCGGAATgaaaaaataacatcaaatgcACCAGATGTAAGAATATCTTCGTCATATTTTCGATCCAAAACGAGTTATTCCATCAAGTACCGCCTTTCTTTAGTGTTTGAATGTGCCAAAATGTGAGAAAAATCCTCCACAGCTCTCGGCAGTGCAATTCCAGGACGCGCTTGATTAGTTGTTTTTCTTTTTACTCATATGTAGATTGGAGTTCAACATTTAAAAAGGTAAGTCGTATGGCAAACTTCACAGCGTATTGCTTCGCACTGTTTTCTTACTAACAGAGAGACCAGGGGGTAGACTACTGCTTTTGCAGTGACAGATGGTGACGCTTTGCAGCGCCCAGCCAACGAGAGAGTCAAGTCCGCAGATCTCCCCCATTGTAGAATAACTGTATGTGCTGGCTGCTGTTAAATGTACAGTGCTTTAGATATTGCAACTATGAAAACaggaattatattatattattattaaagGTTTTCATACATCATTTTGAAAAAGCATTTACACTCTAAACCTAactaattaaatacattttgactGTTTGAACTATAATGTCTATTTCGTTTCATTCTGGATAACCATAGGCATGATGATCACATAATGACTGAGGCACAGGGCACTCCCTTGTAGTGAAGAGTTGCATGAAGAATTGATGTTTCGGTGGCATGCCGATATGTAAAGATATGTCTCCCTTCCTGGTCTCTCCAGCCAACCATGTGATGTTAAGACCTTTTGTGAGGTGCTCTTGTTTTTCTTCCATTTCATTCTTTTGTGGCCCCTCGGTCGGAGGGGCCTGCTGGAGCCTCCTGCGT includes the following:
- the LOC139570168 gene encoding growth/differentiation factor 2-like, whose translation is MQCSRRFFFQMYLSLLVSTGSCRCKSLNDVLQSEDPEGFTETSKQDLVEKEEMDSRLQSFLGNMKEGFLRKLNLSDVPQEHSKIYPPPFMIELYNKYASDKSAMPRSDVIRSFTVQDVSHSAKNGTKSKHRLLFNVTVPNHEEVTMAELRLFTLLDNRATSPSTSTNQIGGSIKVYEVEYKGNNVTAHFVNGKDVVGAHHSWEAFDVTTAIQSWVKSGRGASAFEVVVDRWDCGPFKGGGFDVSVGAGDNQSAALIVFSDDLGSRKREAKKELREEIVHEEETVFSGSDWQGPDFNEIPVDLHPRRKRQGDTSYCRRTSMRVKFKDIGWDQWIVAPPEYDAFECRGVCYYPLTEDMTPSKHALIQTLVNLKNPKKANMACCVPTKLAPITVMYQENGVITLRQMYEEMKVAECGCR
- the LOC139570167 gene encoding growth/differentiation factor 10-like, translating into MTKIFLHLVHLMLFFHSGMGEVLSEEPFEITQQDSDIHETTDGTSSRESARRDMVSINMFKVYEKYSKEPQRHRDENTVRSFKAIPGVSKNSVWFHFNLSSIQESEDILSATFHFLDQRPRHRPWICRRSRSASCRLQWHPPSQLLFRGTSPNSAFGSLLGNVTLPPPRRGSWQTRDVSAVVKEARILGVFLITAEFDFGMRPQKNQERLSPAILPYVLAYANDMAISEPNSVAMTLQRYGPFPSGEEPTRSSNESPSASRLKREALSPLDQILDNDLPEVQFNTLKSHELWESTYLAPKIKPSVKYGQKHGQESSEGLNKPQVLSFDERTMKKARRRQWSEPRVCARRYLRVDFADIGWSEWVLAPKAFDAYYCAGTCGFPIPKVARPSNHATIQSIVRAVGIVPGIPEPCCVPDRMSSLSVLFLDPSRNMVLKVYPNMSVETCACQ